A region of the Oncorhynchus clarkii lewisi isolate Uvic-CL-2024 chromosome 29, UVic_Ocla_1.0, whole genome shotgun sequence genome:
tattttgggttctgatggggtacgacagctGAACTAAGCTCAGGAGGTGTTTTGTTACATTCGTCAGGAATCAATGGGTAAATATCACATTTTATAAGTAAGAAAATGGATGTAGGAACTGCAGTTTGCTGATAACACgacggtggtagacctgatcaccgatGAGACGTGacctggcattgtggtgccaggacatatacctctcccttaatgtcagcaagacaaaggagctgatcgtggactacaggaaacggatgGCCGAGCATGTCCACATTGACGAGGCTGCAATGGAgcatgttgagagcttcaagttcctcggtgtctaCATCACTGCCAGCTGATGAAGTGTGATTCCTCACTCCAGAGAACAAGCTCCTTCTGTAAGCTAGTGTGGGATACCACTTTGCGGCCGAGTCATTTTTGCTCCTaggcgtttccacttcacaataacagcacttacagttgaccaggacagctctagcagggcagatatttgGCAAACtaacttgttgaaaaggtggcatacTGGGATGGTGCcagagttcttcagtaaggccattctatggTCAAAGTTTGTCCAATGTAGATTGggtggctgtgtgcttgattttaaacacctgtcagcaacgggtgtggctgagatGGCCAAATCCACtagtttgaaggggtgtccacatacttttgtttctACCTTGATTACCTCggatccctgcacattgactctgtactggtacgctGTGTGTGTATAGCCAAGTTACTTATCGTTacttattgtgtatttattcctcttaTTTTTCTCTGCATTGAGAAGGGACGGTAAATTAAGCGTTTCGCTGTTAGTCTACGCCTGTTTTACGACGCATGTGACCGTGTGATTTTGATGTTACTTGGCTAACTTAGCTAGGATCATTACAAGGTTTCTTAGTGGGCTTTGCCCTTATTGTAGTTCACTCTATCATACTGTATAAGTCTCTATTACTGAACCTGCCTTGTTTGAATTCCTTCCAGGACCCCTACAGCATGCTGAAACCCAAGGAGTATGCTGGCTCCAAGACTGACCCTCATCTGGTGCCCTCCGTCACCACAAAGAGGATTGTGGGCTGTGTCTGTACGTGACTGGCTTCATATTAGTCTTGCAACAGCTGTCTGGTAGCGCTCTGTTGCCAGAAGCCATACCACTCATTTGTCTTGGCTGTCCGATTGTTCTTGTCTCTGCTCATATCTAATCTCTCCTTCAAtcactctctccccttcccccttctctccatctctaggtGAGGAGGATAACACAGCAGTGGTGTGGTTCTGGCTCCATCAGGGCGAGGCTCAGCGCTGTCCCTCCTGTGGCTCCCACTACAAACTGGTGCCCCACGAGCTGCCACACTAAAATATATACACCCTCtatctaatatatatatacatacatacacaccaccaaAAAAAACACACCTATTCCCTTACATTCACTCTGAAAGATTCCAGCTTTTTTAGAATGGGGTGAAGAGGGGTTAGACAGTGATGTCAGAAATCACAATGCTCTTTCAGGAAGTGTATTTGCACATTAGGTGTAGGGGTTTCTAAATTAGAACGTTGTGCTCTGTGCACTTTCTGGATTCCTTTTTATGATTTCTTTGCTGTCCAATTCTTTATCTCATCCTAGAGT
Encoded here:
- the LOC139388416 gene encoding cytochrome c oxidase subunit 5B, mitochondrial, whose protein sequence is MAARLLLRSSIRAATTCRAAPVPILTRGMAAGGIPTDEEQATGLEKIVMKAAQQGADPYSMLKPKEYAGSKTDPHLVPSVTTKRIVGCVCEEDNTAVVWFWLHQGEAQRCPSCGSHYKLVPHELPH